One window of the Podospora pseudocomata strain CBS 415.72m chromosome 7, whole genome shotgun sequence genome contains the following:
- a CDS encoding hypothetical protein (EggNog:ENOG503NWY2; COG:S) — MVKPHTLAIGAFALFGSVKAVTVGSTKHDPKPGPACLSPKAVQSASLYTGLEEGTTGIRPGLSKSDTNPSNFINFCVGQTLTNGRQNSAGSCNGIPMGKIPASSNMITSIITHPQPGDIIPAQKTFNVTIQTRHLRAGFLVNPSVAYYTAPQDLDENGDIIGHCHITIQNIGSLRSVNPPDPTKFAYFKGVDDEGDGKGGLQAEVTGGLLEGVYRVCTIISARNHQPVVMPIAQRGSQDDCTKFVVQKAE, encoded by the exons ATGGTCAAACCTCATACACTCGCCATAGGGGCATTCGCACTTTTTGGCAGTGTCAAAGCCGTTACTGTCGGCTCAACCAAGCATGACCCAAAGCCCGGCCCAGCATGTCTCTCTCCAAAAGCCGTCCAGAGCGCAAGCTTGTATACCGGATTGGAGGAAGGAACAACGGGAATTCGACCAGGCTTGTCAAAATCGGACAC AAATCCGAGCAACTTTATCAACTTCTGCGTTGGTCAAACTCTCACCAATGGCCGTCAGAATTCGGCTGGATCCTGCAATGGCATACCCATGGGGAAGATACCGGCCTCGTCCAACATGATCAcgtccatcatcacccatccGCAACCGGGTGACATTATCCCTGCGCAAAAGACGTTCAATGTCACGATCCAAACCCGCCATTTGAGGGCTGGATTTCTCGTGAATCCCAGCGTTGCATATTACACTGCCCCTCAAGACCTCGATGAGAATGGCGATATCATTGGGCACTGTCACATCACCATTCAGAACATTGGAAGTCTCCGTTCTGTTAACCCTCCCGACCCGACCAAATTTGCCTACTTTAAAggtgtggatgatgaaggcGATGGGAAGGGCGGTTTGCAGGCTGAGGTAACGGGTGGTTTGCTGGAGGGCGTGTACCGCGTATGCACAATCATATCTGCTAGGAACCATCAGCCAGTGGTCATGCCTATTGCGCAGCGGGGATCGCAGGATGACTGCACCAAGTTTGTTGTTCAGAAGGCCGAATAG
- a CDS encoding hypothetical protein (EggNog:ENOG503NZ7A) gives MSAELALAVVSVVDICIKLANKTLCICQAFRTAKKDLCDKVLLLETIWTKLETQLVFLRGIKDHLTEELAQCHFDLLQRLQGTLLQAVSQLEAAASSIVASTSTGQGHVLTRMLQLDKWRYAVAKRGLDALMTELQCWQNLFDPSWYTIMLIGGKVLDPALQQLGQDRSRQLPHNQSPASPLDHMFALRKAIDYTINTDIRSANSIVMDETGWDFTTATSIPFSSVNVVARPKSQSLYVMESIGTAPNTNTNTTSDAYQLCRILQSVDPSIFGLLRCKGLLEIIDDNKTFPPGPQIVYHTPAQADPLKPPTTLRSLLLEQRPVCLSSVIVLAKQLVRSVSFVHTCDLVHKNIRPDNILLFPTALAALRPLELGQAFLVGFSQFRSINMETNRLGDTAWYRNLYRHPARQGLCILERYVMQHDIYSLGVCLLEIGLWRSLVWYPSTSSSTSSTYHHSNHAHSSSSVPTPVPGYSLQLRKHLSDRDFAHAHLPGSTSWIKEDLVLLAKQTLPQRMGRLYTEIVVDCLTCLDDGNNEFGSSDVTHNKQDLIVVGIKFVERILGKIEGITL, from the coding sequence ATGTCTGCAGAACTCGCTCTCGCAGTTGTCAGCGTCGTCGACATTTGCATCAAGCTTGCCAACAAGACCCTGTGCATCTGCCAAGCTTTCAGGACTGCGAAGAAAGATCTCTGTGATAAGGTTCTTTTACTCGAAACGATTTGGACGAAACTAGAGACACAGCTCGTTTTCCTCCGTGGGATCAAAGATCATCTGACTGAAGAACTTGCACAATGTCATTTTGATCTTCTCCAAAGACTACAAGGAACTCTGCTACAGGCGGTATCTCAGCTCGAAGCAGCGGCTTCATCGATAGTCGCCTCCACAAGTACTGGACAGGGACATGTGCTGACCAGAATGCTTCAGCTTGACAAATGGAGATATGCTGTGGCCAAAAGAGGGTTGGATGCGTTGATGACGGAGTTACAGTGCTGGCAAAATCTGTTCGATCCATCGTGGTATACGATTATGCTCATCGGCGGCAAGGTCTTGGACCCGGCACTGCAGCAGTTAGGACAAGATAGATCCCGACAGCTACCACACAACCAATCTCCCGCAAGCCCTCTGGATCACATGTTTGCGTTAAGAAAGGCCATCGATTACACGATCAACACCGATATCAGAAGTGCGAATAGCATCGTCATGGATGAGACAGGATGGGACTTTACCACAGCAACCAGCATTCCTTTTTCAAGCGTCAACGTTGTGGCCCGACCGAAGTCTCAAAGTCTGTATGTCATGGAAAGCATTGGTACTGCCCCAAATACCAACACAAACACTACATCGGACGCCTATCAACTATGCAGGATACTCCAGAGCGTTGACCCAAGCATATTTGGCCTTCTACGCTGCAAGGGTCTCCTAGAGATCATTGACGACAACAAGACCTTTCCCCCTGGTCCCCAGATTGTGTATCATACCCCGGCCCAGGCAGACCCTCTCAAGCCGCCTACAACCCTCCGCAGTCTCTTACTTGAGCAAAGACCTGTTTGTCTCAGTTCGGTCATCGTACTGGCAAAACAGCTTGTTCGTTCTGTCAGCTTCGTGCACACCTGCGACTTGGTACACAAGAATATTCGTCCGGACAATATTCTGCTGTTCCCAACAGCTCTTGCTGCTCTGCGACCTCTGGAACTGGGCCAGGCTTTTCTTGTCGGCTTCTCGCAATTTCGAAGCATCAACATGGAGACGAACCGCCTCGGTGACACAGCCTGGTATCGGAACCTTTACCGGCATCCAGCACGACAGGGACTTTGCATTTTGGAGAGATATGTTATGCAGCACGATATATATAGCCTGGGTGTGTGCCTCCTTGAGATTGGATTATGGCGGTCTTTGGTCTGGTACCCGTCCACCAGTAGCTCGACCTCGTCAACCTATCATCACTCCAATCACGCTCACTCGTCATCATCGGTCCCAACTCCTGTTCCTGGATATTCACTGCAGCTGAGAAAGCATCTGAGCGATCGGGACTTTGCACATGCCCATTTACCAGGATCCACGTCATGGATCAAAGAGGATCTTGTCTTGCTGGCAAAACAGACCCTCCCGCAGCGCATGGGGCGGTTGTATACAGAGATCGTGGTGGATTGTCTTACCTGTTTGGATGATGGGAATAATGAGTTCGGCAGCTCGGACGTCACACATAACAAACAGGATCTGATCGTGGTCGGGATAAAGTTCGTTGAGAGGATTCTAGGGAAGATCGAGGGAATCACGCTGTAG